The Syntrophales bacterium genome contains the following window.
TTCCGCGGGGAAATAGATACTGAAACCCTCTCCCGAATGACCGACTATACTGTAGATTCCTCCCGGTTGAGCTCCATCGAAGCTCTTTCTGGCGATCTAATCATGCTCGCCATACTGTTGAGCGGGTTCTTGCCATGGGTTGTCGGTACTCTGCTGTCACATAACCCACACTTCATTCTGTCAGGACTCCTGTTCTTCGCTGTCCTTGCGGCAATCAGCGGTATCTCGGACATCCCGTTCAGTTTTTACAGCACTTTTGTGATCGAAAAAAGGCATGGCTTCAGCACCATCACCTTAAAGCTTTGGATAACTGATCTACTGAAAAATCTGTTTATTTCGACCCTTCTAATGGTTTTTCTCTTCTGTCCTTTGCTGGCGCTGATCTACTACGCTGAAAAAACATGGTGGCTATGGGCATGGATGTTCTTTGCCGCTTTTCAACTCCTCATGCTGTGGCTTTACCCGATCGTTATCGCCCCTCTGTTCAACAAGTATGAACCGATAAAAGATCAGGAACTGGAGCAGAGGATCATATCCATAATGGAAAAAGTGGGACTCAAAACAAAGGGGGTCTATCAGGTTGATGCGGGAAGAAGAAGCAAACACACCAACGCCTATTTTACCGGCATCGGGAAAACCAAACGGATCGTTTTATTTGATACCCTGCTTGAATCCCATACATCAGACGAAATCCTCTCTGTTCTTGCCCATGAAATAGGGCACTGGAAAAAGAAACACATCATGAAACAACTGCTGTTTATGGAAATTGTCTCCTTTTTTCTCTTCTATCTTGTTTACCGTCTGATGGACTGGTCACCAATGTATCGAACCTTCGGTCTTGAAACAAACATACCCTATGTGGGACTTTTTCTTATAACTGCTCTCTTCAGCCCGTTTTCCTTTTTCTTTACCCCTCTGGTTTCGATGGTCTTCCGAAAGTTTGAACGGGAAGCGGATGACTATTCATATTGGCTTTTAGGAAACACCAAACCACTGTGCAGCGCACTCAGGCGTCTCGCAAAAGACAATCTTGCAAACCTCCATCCCCACCCTGTTTACGCCTGGTTTCATTACTCCCACCCTCCTCTCACCGAGCGAATCGCACGGCTTCAAAAAATGCAAAAGATGGTTGATGAAACACCAAAATAAAAAGGGCATCTCATCAACGAAATGCCCTTCTATAATCTTTATAAATATATGATCGCGAAACTAACTTTTAATAACGTTCTTTGCTACAGGCCCTCTATCACTTTCTTCCACGTCAAATGACACTGGGTCACCCTCAGCAAGGGACTTGAACCCGGGAGTGTTGATGGAGGAGTAATGAACAAAAATATCCGGACCGTCTTCTTGTTCAATGAACCCATACCCTTTTTTTTCACTAAACCACTTTACTGTCCCGTTTGCCAAAACGCTAACCTCCTTTCCAAAATTTTACATAATGATCCCAAACTTAAGGCCGCCACTCTGGCAAATGGAGTACTTCTTCAGAGCAAAACCGACCCGCAACAACCAAGCCATTATAATTTAGCATCTGGAGGGTAAAACATAACTTCATAAAAAGTCAAGTGAAAAACGGCCTTTGAATACTTGAAAAATTATATCAAATCACCATTCCCTCCCCTTGTAAAAAGTTGTTACGTTGGATTATTGCTTGAATGGATATTAAAATCTCCGTATAATCTCTCAATGTAACTATCTTAATCGACAAGGTAACCATGAACTCCGACCAGCCTCACTATAAAGAACATCGCCAGCGACTGAAAAGTAAATTTTCTGAATCGGGGCTTGATTTATTCCATGATTACGAAGCGTTAGAGCTTCTTCTGTCCTACGCAATTTCGAGGAAAGATGTGAAGCCCCTGGCTAAGACACTTTTGGAAAAGTTCGGTGGCATTAAAGGCCTTCTGGACGCCGAGACAAATGAAATAGAAAAAGTAAAAGGCATGGGTGCTCATACGGCTATCCTTATAAAACTTGTGAAGGATCTTGGAACTCTGTATTTAAAGAAGAAAGTAAAGGATAATCCCCAGATAACATCCACAGACGAGCTGTTGAATTACTGCAAGGCCTCGATGGGTGGGCTGAGGGACGAGAGGTTCAACGTAATCTATCTGAATGCTCAAAACAGGATTATAAATATAGAAACCATACAGGAGGGGATAGTTAATCAAGCAGTTGTTTATCCAAGGAAAGTTCTCGAAAAAGCATTAAAACACAAGGCATCCGCAATAATACTCGTTCATAACCATCCTTCCGGCAACGTGAAACCTTCAGAGGCCGATATTAAGCTGACGAAGGCCATCCAGGAAACTGCCAAGGTGCTTGAAATACTTGTCCACGACCATATTATCATTGGAGAAAACAAGTTTTTCAGCTTCAGGGAAAAGGGAATGCTGCCTTAGCAAGAGTTCCGAGTTCCGGGTTCCGGGTTCAGAGTTCCGGGCTTGGTGTCTCGATCAGAACTCTGAACTTTAAACTCGGAACTCTGAACTCTTTTCAAAATGGAACCGGCGTAAAGGTAACCACAAACACAATCAGGGTTATTAAACCTATGGTCTTCCTCCTCTTATCCAGCGGCACCCAGTCATAGGTAACTGGCGGATGATTAACACCCATAAAAAGGAGAAGGCCCGCCCATACCAGCCACCCGCTCCAACCGGCAAACCCCAACACTAAGAGCATAACCAATATAACTTTAGCCAAAATCCTTTGCCTGGACCCGAATATTGCATACGCCACATGCCCCCCATCCAACTGCCCTACGGGAAGAAGATTCAGACAGGTAACCAAGAGTCCTATCCATCCAGAAAATGCTATCGGATGGAGAATCAGACTTGTATTGTCCGGCATGAAACCATGAACAATCCAGTTGAGAAGGGAGAAAAGGATAGAAGTGCCAAGATGTATTCCGCCTGTTGTTGTTTCAGGCACTATTTCAGAAAGGACCAGGCCGATAAAAAGAACTGGAATTGCTACAATAATTCCGGCAAGGGGACCCGCCGCACCGATATCAAGAAGAATCCTCCTGTCCATGATCGGTGATTTCATCTTTATAAATGCCCCGAATGTTCCTATAAAGGATGGTGCCGGAATAAAATACGGTAAGGTCACGTCTACATTATGTTTCCGTGACATGAAGTAGTGTCCAAACTCGTGGCAGCCCAATATCAGAAGGAGGGTAAAGGAAAAGGGTATTCCCTTCCATAGATACCGGGGGTGCTCAATAGGATTTATACCCTGCTGCAGAGTACCTGCAATCAGGGTAGTCAGAATGGTGATAACAAAAAGGATTAGATTGATATGGGGGAGCCTGCGTTTCCTATCAGCAGTAAAAAACTGATCATCCATAAAATGCCAGGCTGGTGATGAAAAAAGGGAGCATAATTCACGATCCCCCATTATTGTAAAAAAGTAAATTTAACTTCTCTTTAAAGGCTCTATTTTTTAAGATTAACACCTTTTCTGAGCTCTTTGCCTACTTTAAAAAAGGGAAGTTTCTTTGCAGATACCTCAATATTGCTTCCAGTCTTGGGATTCCTGCCCGTATAAGCATCATACTCTCTTATAACAAAGCTTCCAAAACCTCTTATCTCTATCCTTCCACCTTTTTTAAGCTCATCGGTAAACCCTTTAAAAATTAATTTGACAACATCTGTCGCCTCTTTTTCTGTCAGGTCTTCTTTCCTGCTTAACGCCCCAATCAATCCAGATTTATTCATAACGCCCCCTTGGATAACTTTTATGCCATTATTTCGCTACAACTTAGTAGTGAATATTATTCACTTTATAATATAAAAGTCAAGATAATTTTAGCGGATACTGATTATTCTGAAGAAAGAGACAATAATCTTTGAACCTCTCTCTTTCGCAAGTACCTATACTCTCCCACTTCCAGATCATCAAGGTGGATATCGGAAATGGCAATCCTTTGCAGCCTTACGACCGGATGTCCTATCGACTCGAAAACTCTTCTGATAATTCTGTTTCTCCCCTCGAAAATAGTCAACTTGATCCAGCAACTTTTTCTGTTAATCTTTTCAAGCACAATATCAGAAGGAACAAATTTTCCATCATCGAGTTCTATCCCGTTCTTGATGATACGAACCTTTTCCCTTGTAATATTTCCTTTGACTTTAGCCATATATGTCTTTGGAATAGCGAATTTAGGATGCTGAAGTCTCTGGGCAAAACTGCCGTCATTGGTCATCAGAAGCAGCCCTTCCGAATCATAATCAAGCCTTCCTACGGGAAATACCCGCTCGGACATATCATGTATTAAATCGGTTACGACCGGTCTCCCCTGGGGGTCTTTGAGAGATGTAATATACCCGCTCGGTTTGTTCAGCATCAGGTATTTTTGGGACACTTCTGTAGATATTAATTTCCCATCTACCCTTATCTCATCCTTCTGAGTATCAGCCTTAGTCCCCAACCGCCTTACTACTCTGCGATTAACGCTCACCCTCCCCTCACTGATAAGCTTCTCTGCTGCTCGCCGGGAAACAACACCGGCGCCGGCAATTATTTTTTGAAGGCGTTCCTGCATGGCAGTCTATTTCTCCAGTTCCTTCAATTCCCGCAGTGTCGGTAATTCTGACAGGTCCTTCAGATTAAATACCTCAAGGAACCGCTTCGTGGTACCATAAAGCATCGGTCTGCCGGGGACATCCTTTCGTCCAACCATCCTTACCAGCTTCTTGTCCAGCAATCCCCTGAGGGGGCCGCTGACATCAACGCCCCGTATCCTGTCTATTTCCGACTTTAGAACCGGTTGCCTGTATGCAACTACCGCAAGAGTCTCCATAGCGGCCGGGGTAAGCGTTGCCGGCTTTATCCCCTTTAATTTTTTTATCCATTCGCCAAGACCTACCCTTGTCCTGAACTGAAATCCCCCTGCAACCTCTTCAAGATAAAACCCGCCATTTCTCCCGCCATATTCCGCCATAAGATCACTGAGAACATTTCTGATCTCTTTTTTGTCAACTTCATCCCCCAGAACTTCCCTGAGCCTGTCAATAGTAAGGGGATTTTCAGAAGTAAAAATGAGGGCTTCTATTATAACTTTTATGTCTTTCATTCTTAAAAACTAAATAAAGGAGTGTTTCCTCAATTAATTAGAAATTGGTGAAGCGTCCCTTGTCTTAATTCTGATTGCTCCAAAGGAACTTGCCTGATAAGCTCGAAGCAACCTTAATTTCATCAGTTCCAAGATCGCAAGAAAAGTATATATTATTTCCTTACGGCTTGCCCCAGTTCCCAATAAGTCTGTAAAGGTTATATCTTTCTCCCTGCCAAGTCTTTCCATAATCTCATTTATCCTGTCCGACAGGGATATCCTTTCAATATCAATTTCTATCAAGGTCTCATCTACCATTGAAGACACTATCGTACGAAAGACCTCTACAAGTTCGAACACACCGACCTCCATGAAAGGCCTTTTCTCCATATCAATTTCTTCGCCGGCAGAATATCCCCTTTTAAAAACATCCCTTCCAAGCAGGAACCTATTATCCAAGTTCAAGGATGCTTCCTTGAAGGTCTGATATTCCAGAAGCTGTTTCACAAGCTCCTCCCGTGGATCGGATTCATCCTCTTCATCACCATCCTGAACCGGCAGAAGCATCTTCGATTTTATGTAAAGCAAGGTAGCTGTCAGCACTAAATATTCCCCGGCAAGGTCAAGATTTAAAGACTTCATAAGTTCTAAATGCTTCAGGTACTGCTCTGTAATAAAAGCTATAGGAATATCATAGATATCAATCTCATTCTTTTTTATAAGATACAACAAGAGATCCAGAGGACCTTCAAAGATATCAAGTTTAACTTCATAACTCATAATATAAAATATAGAATTCAGGAGACAGGAGTCAGAATGAAAGCGGAATAATTTCTCTTATAACTACTCTCTCCTGTCTCATGAATTCTGACTCCTGAATTCTGACTCCTGTCTCCTGACTCCTTAGATTTTCACCGCTTCCCTCACCTCTTCCATCGTCATACGGGAGACATTTCTGGCCTTGATATTTCCCTCAGCAATCATTTCCTTTACTTCTTTTAGATGACTCCGGTAGTAGTCCTGACGCTCATGAACAGATTTCATGCCTTCTGATATCCTGCCGGCAAGGCGCTTCTTGCAGTCGACACAGCCTATTTTCGCTTTCTTGCATTCCATTGATATTTCATCCACCTCACCGGACGGTGAATAAATCTGGTGAAATGCAAAGACATTGCAGAGTTCGGGTCTTCCCGTATCATTCTTTCTCATCCGCTGCGGATCGGTAAACATGGTCCCCACTTTTTTCTCTAAAACATCTCCCCTATCGGCAAGATAGATCGAGTTTTCATAAGATTTGCTCATTTTCCGCCCATCTATACCGAGCAGTTTGGGAACGTCCGTAAGAATCGGTTCCGGGATGGGGAAAATTTCCTTGTACAAAAAATTGAACCTTCTGGCGATCTCACGGGTCAGCTCTACGTGGGGAAGCTGATCCACACCTACAGGTACACCGTTGGCCTTATACATGATGATATCTGCAGCCTGAAGGACCGGATACCCCAAAAACCCAAAAGTTGAAAGGTCACGATCGGTCAGCTCTGCTTTCATTTCTTTATAAGTTGGATTCCTCTCAAGCCAGGACAGCGGTGTTATCATTGAAAGGATAAGAAACAGTTCGGCATGCTCCTCTATATCGGACTGAATAAATATCGTACTCCTCGCCGGATCTAAACCAACACTGAACCAGTCAATAACCATGTCAATCGTATCTTCTTTTATAAGACTGGTATCGTTATATTCACTCGTCAACGCATGCCAGTCGGCAACAAAATAGAAACAATCATAATCATCCCTGTTCTGAAGTTCAACCCAGTTCGTGAGTGCTCCATGGAGATTGCCTAAATGGAGCTTCCCCGTAGGGCGCATTCCACTCAAAATTCGTTTTTTTACCACAATACCCCCTGAAATAAAAATATGAGAGTTTTGAGAATACGGTTTCACAAAAACAGGATAGCGTGCCAATCAAGCTGGAGATACACTCTCAATCTTATCAAGCAAGCGTTTTATTCCTCTGTTATTAGCTGCTCTCGGACGAATACGTCCGAGAACACCAAGTTCTTCGAGCCTCTTCAGGGCTGGAAGAGGATCCTTTTCCCGAAGGATAAGCTGAAGTTCCGAAGAGATTCGATAATCAGCCAATTTAGTAAAAAGGTCCCCTTCAACCAAGTTTTTAATCAGCTTTTCAGTTGATTTAACTATCCTAAAACCGAACCTTTGTTCAAATCTCACAGCCCTGAACGCCCGGGTGGGATCATCAATGAAACTTAAATCGTGCATGACCCTTATCAATTTTCGTTTTATATCTTTTCTTGCATTGAAAAAGTCAAGCAATTTCCCAAAATGATCAGGGTTTAAGCCAACTGCAAGTGCATTTATTGTAAAATCCCGCCTGTACATGTCATCCCTGATCAAACCGGGTCTAACTTTCGGAAGCGCAGAGGGATGTTCATAAATCTCAGTTCTTGCCGTTGCAACATCCAGCTTGTACCCATCAGAAAACGTTAGAGCCGCCGTGCCAAAACTTTCATAGCAACATATACTGGCACCATACTCTCGCGCCAAGACTTCAGCAAACCTTATACCCTCCCCCTCAACAACAAGATCAATGTCATGATTTTCATAATTTAAAAAAAGGTCTCTTACCAGCCCACCCACAATGAATGCCTTAAAGCCCATATCGTCGGCGCACCTTCCCGACGATATCAGGAGCTCCGTAATATTTTCCGGCAGCTTTTGCAATAGCAAGTTCTTGATGTTTTTCATACCCGAAACTATGCAAAAAGAATAAGACCCCCGATTTTTCCAGAAACCGGAGGTCTTAAATGTGTAATCATTATTTTTATTGCTTTTTCTGCTTACTTTACCTTATTGGTAAGTGCCATACCGGGTTTAAACCTGACGACCTTTCTCGCCTTGATTTTAATTTCTTCACCCGTTTGAGGATTCCTCCCCTTTCTCGCTTTTCGTTTAACTACCTTAAATGAACCAAACCCTACCAAACCAAATTTTCCATTCTTTTTTAGTTCTTGGGTTACCGTTTCCATATACGATCCCAGTGCTTTTGCCGCAGCTACCTTTGTAATGCCTGCATCATTTGCAATTGCTGCAATCAATTCTGCTTTAGTCATACCTTTCCCCCCTTCTTTTAATAGGTTTTAAAATTGCCCTCCTTAAAAATACCCTTTCTTCTTACTCCTCATGCTACCATACAACCGGCAACTCAAGAGTACCAAGAGCTAACTCAATGTTCCCCATGTAAACCTGTGTAGCATAGGGGAAAAAGAACTGTCAAGCAAAATAACGAAAATCTTTAAATTTTGCAAAACAAATTTTAGTCCATATTTTGTAGCGGAACCATTGAATCTCCCCGCCGCAAGCAGCGGGGAACGAAGTAATTCGAAGAATAATGCGCTCGCTGTTCAGTTCGAGGAACCTTTGAGGGAGTATCGATCCCTACTTTCTTTTCTTCACCAGGAAATACAACTCCCCCTCTTCTTTTAAACTTCCCGCCATAATCTCGGCATAGCTTCCTTTCCCGCAAAAGAGATCTACCCTGCCTGGACCTTTTATTGCCCCACCGGTGTCCTGATTGAGGACAAAACGCGAAAAAGAAACCCAGGATTTTATCTTTCCGTTCCTGTCTAAGAGCGGTTTTTTAGTCCCTATAAATGCAAGAGCCCCTTTTGGATACAGTTTGGAATCGGTCGCTATGGACCTTTCAGACGTAACGGGAACACCCAAACACCCCACGGGGCCCTTTTCGACGATGCGGAAGAACACATAACTTTCATTATGATGAAGGACATCCGACATTTCTTCAGGATTTCTCCTCAAGTATTCCTTGATACTGCTGAGAGACATATCCTCCCTGGAAATCTTGCCCGTATCAATCAAAAGTTTCCCCACACTCCGATAAGGCCTACCGTTGGACATTGAATAACTAACCTGAACAAAATCTCCATCCGGAAGGCTTATCACTCCGGAACCCTGAATATGCAAAAAGAAAATATCAACAGGATCTGCAAACCAGGCAATCTCAAGACCCCTGTTTTTGAGACATCCATTTCCGTCTATATCCTCGCGGCTGTAATACGGAACCACTTCTCCGTCTTCGATCCTCGCAACTATCCTCTC
Protein-coding sequences here:
- a CDS encoding M48 family metallopeptidase, with translation MIQFNLLLLVFLIVFATSSVFRWTLTQINIHNLRRFGHQVPEVFRGEIDTETLSRMTDYTVDSSRLSSIEALSGDLIMLAILLSGFLPWVVGTLLSHNPHFILSGLLFFAVLAAISGISDIPFSFYSTFVIEKRHGFSTITLKLWITDLLKNLFISTLLMVFLFCPLLALIYYAEKTWWLWAWMFFAAFQLLMLWLYPIVIAPLFNKYEPIKDQELEQRIISIMEKVGLKTKGVYQVDAGRRSKHTNAYFTGIGKTKRIVLFDTLLESHTSDEILSVLAHEIGHWKKKHIMKQLLFMEIVSFFLFYLVYRLMDWSPMYRTFGLETNIPYVGLFLITALFSPFSFFFTPLVSMVFRKFEREADDYSYWLLGNTKPLCSALRRLAKDNLANLHPHPVYAWFHYSHPPLTERIARLQKMQKMVDETPK
- a CDS encoding cold shock domain-containing protein; this encodes MANGTVKWFSEKKGYGFIEQEDGPDIFVHYSSINTPGFKSLAEGDPVSFDVEESDRGPVAKNVIKS
- the radC gene encoding DNA repair protein RadC; the protein is MNSDQPHYKEHRQRLKSKFSESGLDLFHDYEALELLLSYAISRKDVKPLAKTLLEKFGGIKGLLDAETNEIEKVKGMGAHTAILIKLVKDLGTLYLKKKVKDNPQITSTDELLNYCKASMGGLRDERFNVIYLNAQNRIINIETIQEGIVNQAVVYPRKVLEKALKHKASAIILVHNHPSGNVKPSEADIKLTKAIQETAKVLEILVHDHIIIGENKFFSFREKGMLP
- a CDS encoding site-2 protease family protein, with translation MDDQFFTADRKRRLPHINLILFVITILTTLIAGTLQQGINPIEHPRYLWKGIPFSFTLLLILGCHEFGHYFMSRKHNVDVTLPYFIPAPSFIGTFGAFIKMKSPIMDRRILLDIGAAGPLAGIIVAIPVLFIGLVLSEIVPETTTGGIHLGTSILFSLLNWIVHGFMPDNTSLILHPIAFSGWIGLLVTCLNLLPVGQLDGGHVAYAIFGSRQRILAKVILVMLLVLGFAGWSGWLVWAGLLLFMGVNHPPVTYDWVPLDKRRKTIGLITLIVFVVTFTPVPF
- a CDS encoding HU family DNA-binding protein, encoding MNKSGLIGALSRKEDLTEKEATDVVKLIFKGFTDELKKGGRIEIRGFGSFVIREYDAYTGRNPKTGSNIEVSAKKLPFFKVGKELRKGVNLKK
- a CDS encoding pseudouridine synthase, encoding MQERLQKIIAGAGVVSRRAAEKLISEGRVSVNRRVVRRLGTKADTQKDEIRVDGKLISTEVSQKYLMLNKPSGYITSLKDPQGRPVVTDLIHDMSERVFPVGRLDYDSEGLLLMTNDGSFAQRLQHPKFAIPKTYMAKVKGNITREKVRIIKNGIELDDGKFVPSDIVLEKINRKSCWIKLTIFEGRNRIIRRVFESIGHPVVRLQRIAISDIHLDDLEVGEYRYLRKREVQRLLSLSSE
- the scpB gene encoding SMC-Scp complex subunit ScpB, whose protein sequence is MKDIKVIIEALIFTSENPLTIDRLREVLGDEVDKKEIRNVLSDLMAEYGGRNGGFYLEEVAGGFQFRTRVGLGEWIKKLKGIKPATLTPAAMETLAVVAYRQPVLKSEIDRIRGVDVSGPLRGLLDKKLVRMVGRKDVPGRPMLYGTTKRFLEVFNLKDLSELPTLRELKELEK
- a CDS encoding segregation/condensation protein A, yielding MSYEVKLDIFEGPLDLLLYLIKKNEIDIYDIPIAFITEQYLKHLELMKSLNLDLAGEYLVLTATLLYIKSKMLLPVQDGDEEDESDPREELVKQLLEYQTFKEASLNLDNRFLLGRDVFKRGYSAGEEIDMEKRPFMEVGVFELVEVFRTIVSSMVDETLIEIDIERISLSDRINEIMERLGREKDITFTDLLGTGASRKEIIYTFLAILELMKLRLLRAYQASSFGAIRIKTRDASPISN
- the trpS gene encoding tryptophan--tRNA ligase, whose protein sequence is MVKKRILSGMRPTGKLHLGNLHGALTNWVELQNRDDYDCFYFVADWHALTSEYNDTSLIKEDTIDMVIDWFSVGLDPARSTIFIQSDIEEHAELFLILSMITPLSWLERNPTYKEMKAELTDRDLSTFGFLGYPVLQAADIIMYKANGVPVGVDQLPHVELTREIARRFNFLYKEIFPIPEPILTDVPKLLGIDGRKMSKSYENSIYLADRGDVLEKKVGTMFTDPQRMRKNDTGRPELCNVFAFHQIYSPSGEVDEISMECKKAKIGCVDCKKRLAGRISEGMKSVHERQDYYRSHLKEVKEMIAEGNIKARNVSRMTMEEVREAVKI
- a CDS encoding HU family DNA-binding protein; this encodes MTKAELIAAIANDAGITKVAAAKALGSYMETVTQELKKNGKFGLVGFGSFKVVKRKARKGRNPQTGEEIKIKARKVVRFKPGMALTNKVK
- a CDS encoding MltA domain-containing protein; amino-acid sequence: MKTKGFYLLIISVFLFLAGCAAKIEKPPEPLLPLVLIKADDFPSFVDDLDQKSLELAIGRSLQYYDRLPEERIFRFGKSVYTVKELRQSLLEFMEIIRSSGPDEIRQKRIRDAFDVYKSADRSESERALFTGYYEPVMEGSFKRTSKYRYPIYRNPDDTMVIDLGKFRERLKGERIVARIEDGEVVPYYSREDIDGNGCLKNRGLEIAWFADPVDIFFLHIQGSGVISLPDGDFVQVSYSMSNGRPYRSVGKLLIDTGKISREDMSLSSIKEYLRRNPEEMSDVLHHNESYVFFRIVEKGPVGCLGVPVTSERSIATDSKLYPKGALAFIGTKKPLLDRNGKIKSWVSFSRFVLNQDTGGAIKGPGRVDLFCGKGSYAEIMAGSLKEEGELYFLVKKRK